In Planctomycetota bacterium, a genomic segment contains:
- a CDS encoding tetratricopeptide repeat protein, translated as MHAIQRLLVLLMLCVLATPAAAQRVEIELLDEGWVNAERPPIDADEAFLRGAYAMVLDGRHDRAKVVVTRWLNENRGLDNQWTPLALLIRGDAKLADDDEYEALYDYEEIANNYPGSPEYIKAAERELDIAVAYLEGKFRKLLGLRVLSARRDAEELLVRIAERLPGSQVAERALLELGAFYRRTGEFELAREVYGVFLQTFPTSPFYRVVLLARIEATFAEYNGPQYDGSGLLETRALLDEYEDRYPGDLAVEAELDALRVRIDENQGRQMLSSARVYLLRGERAAARYVLRRLVAAHPRTTAAREAIAILDERGWLREDVR; from the coding sequence ATGCACGCGATCCAGAGGCTGCTCGTATTGCTGATGCTGTGCGTCCTCGCGACGCCCGCGGCCGCGCAGCGCGTCGAGATCGAGCTGCTCGACGAGGGCTGGGTGAACGCCGAGCGGCCGCCGATCGACGCCGACGAGGCCTTCCTCCGCGGCGCGTACGCCATGGTGCTCGACGGTCGGCACGATCGGGCGAAGGTCGTGGTCACCCGCTGGCTGAACGAGAATCGCGGGCTGGACAACCAGTGGACGCCGCTCGCGCTGCTGATCCGCGGCGACGCCAAGCTGGCCGACGACGACGAGTACGAGGCGCTCTACGACTACGAGGAGATCGCCAACAACTACCCGGGCAGCCCCGAGTACATCAAGGCCGCCGAGCGCGAGCTGGACATCGCCGTGGCGTACCTGGAGGGCAAGTTCCGCAAGCTCCTGGGCCTGCGGGTGCTCAGCGCCCGCCGCGACGCGGAGGAGCTCCTCGTCCGCATCGCCGAGCGGCTGCCGGGCAGCCAGGTCGCCGAGCGAGCGCTGCTCGAGCTCGGCGCGTTCTACCGGCGCACGGGCGAATTCGAACTCGCCCGCGAGGTCTACGGCGTCTTCCTGCAGACCTTCCCGACGTCGCCGTTCTACCGCGTCGTGCTGCTGGCCCGCATCGAGGCCACGTTCGCGGAGTACAACGGCCCGCAGTACGACGGCTCGGGCCTGCTGGAGACCCGGGCGCTGCTCGATGAGTACGAGGATCGCTATCCGGGCGACCTCGCGGTAGAGGCCGAACTGGATGCGCTGCGCGTCCGCATCGACGAGAACCAGGGCCGGCAGATGCTCAGCTCGGCCCGCGTGTACCTGCTCCGAGGCGAGCGGGCGGCGGCGCGGTACGTGCTGCGGCGGCTCGTGGCGGCCCACCCGCGGACGACGGCGGCACGCGAGGCCATCGCGATTCTCGACGAGCGGGGCTGGCTGCGCGAGGACGTGCGGTGA
- the groL gene encoding chaperonin GroEL (60 kDa chaperone family; promotes refolding of misfolded polypeptides especially under stressful conditions; forms two stacked rings of heptamers to form a barrel-shaped 14mer; ends can be capped by GroES; misfolded proteins enter the barrel where they are refolded when GroES binds) — protein sequence MAAKQIAFDTDARERILRGVQKLAQAVKVTLGPSGRVVVLQKSFGAPTVTKDGVTVAKEIELEDPYENMGAQMVKEVASKSSKDAGDGTTTATVYAEAIYAEGLKNITAGANANEVKRGIEKAVETLVAELHGMSKKVGSSKEIAQVGACSANQDQQIGEIIAEAMDKVGKDGVITVEEGKSLETEVELVEGMQFDKGYLSPHFVTDTTDMECVLEDCYVLIHEKKLSNAKDLVPVLGKVAESGKALLIIAEDVDSDALAMLVVNKLRGVLKVAAVKAPGFGDRRKAMLEDIAILTGGTAVMDELGIDIEKLELKELGRAKKVVIDKDNTTIIEGAGKSTDIKGRIDQIRHQVEAASSDYDREKLEERLAKLAGGVAQINVGAATEVEMKEKKARVEDALHASRAAVEEGVLPGGGVAVLRARTKLEALRKKLPGDEGIGVDIVHRAVSAPIKQIAANCDLEGSVIASKVEEVKDASYGFNAMTREFGDLVKMGVIVPTKVERVALENAASVAGLLLTTEAAIVEHKDKKAKVPAGAGADDFDY from the coding sequence ATGGCAGCCAAGCAGATCGCCTTCGACACCGACGCCCGCGAGCGCATCCTCCGGGGCGTGCAGAAGCTCGCACAGGCCGTCAAGGTCACCCTCGGGCCCTCCGGCCGCGTCGTCGTGCTCCAGAAATCCTTCGGCGCGCCCACCGTCACCAAGGACGGCGTGACCGTCGCCAAGGAGATCGAGCTCGAGGATCCCTACGAGAACATGGGCGCCCAGATGGTCAAGGAGGTCGCCAGCAAGTCCTCCAAGGACGCCGGCGACGGCACCACCACCGCCACCGTCTACGCCGAGGCCATCTACGCCGAGGGCCTCAAGAACATCACCGCCGGCGCCAACGCCAACGAGGTGAAGCGCGGCATCGAGAAGGCCGTCGAGACCCTCGTCGCCGAGCTGCACGGCATGTCCAAGAAGGTCGGCTCCTCCAAGGAGATCGCCCAGGTCGGCGCCTGCAGCGCCAACCAGGACCAGCAGATCGGCGAGATCATCGCCGAGGCGATGGACAAGGTCGGCAAGGACGGCGTCATCACCGTCGAAGAGGGCAAGAGCCTCGAGACCGAGGTCGAGCTCGTCGAGGGCATGCAGTTCGACAAGGGCTACCTCAGCCCCCACTTCGTCACCGACACCACCGACATGGAGTGCGTGCTCGAGGACTGCTACGTCCTCATCCACGAGAAGAAGCTCAGCAACGCCAAGGACCTCGTGCCCGTGCTGGGCAAGGTGGCCGAGAGCGGCAAGGCGCTGCTCATCATCGCCGAGGACGTCGATAGCGACGCGCTGGCCATGCTCGTGGTCAACAAGCTCCGCGGCGTGCTGAAGGTCGCCGCCGTCAAGGCCCCGGGCTTCGGCGACCGCCGCAAGGCCATGCTCGAGGACATCGCCATCCTCACCGGCGGCACGGCCGTCATGGACGAGCTGGGCATCGACATCGAGAAGCTCGAGCTCAAGGAGCTCGGCCGCGCCAAGAAGGTGGTCATCGACAAGGACAACACCACCATCATCGAGGGCGCCGGCAAGTCCACCGACATCAAGGGCCGCATCGACCAGATCCGCCACCAGGTCGAGGCCGCCAGCAGCGACTACGACCGCGAGAAGCTCGAGGAACGCCTCGCCAAGCTCGCCGGCGGCGTCGCCCAGATCAACGTCGGTGCCGCCACCGAGGTCGAGATGAAGGAGAAGAAGGCCCGCGTCGAGGATGCCCTGCACGCCTCCCGCGCCGCCGTCGAGGAGGGCGTCCTGCCCGGCGGCGGCGTCGCCGTCCTGCGGGCCCGCACCAAGCTCGAGGCCCTCCGCAAGAAGCTGCCCGGCGACGAGGGCATCGGCGTGGACATCGTGCACCGCGCCGTGTCGGCCCCCATCAAGCAGATCGCGGCCAACTGCGACCTGGAGGGCTCGGTCATCGCCAGCAAGGTCGAGGAGGTCAAGGACGCCAGCTACGGCTTCAACGCGATGACCCGCGAGTTCGGCGACCTGGTCAAGATGGGCGTGATCGTGCCCACCAAGGTCGAGCGGGTGGCCCTCGAGAACGCCGCCAGCGTCGCCGGCCTGCTGCTCACCACCGAGGCCGCCATCGTCGAGCACAAGGACAAGAAGGCCAAGGTCCCGGCGGGTGCTGGGGCGGATGATTTCGACTATTGA
- the ftsH gene encoding ATP-dependent zinc metalloprotease FtsH, whose product MSQKEEPENNGGPKRAGPQQGMAPPGRYLVFFVAVGLLVVLLAVLFNSGRGTPITLGQFQALYEDGKIDQNSVMIRDNAVTAVRLPGPDSQSRTTVRIDLNAATRETVGREVMVITDGNARMQQSSNWQLYVVLLLPVVILTILLILFVRGLRGAAGGAGMLGSFGKSRHRVFNKEMTGVNFKDVAGIDEAKDEVSEIIEFLKNPKRFTKLGGRIPRGVLLNGPPGCGKTLLAKAIAGEADVPFFSISGSDFVEMFVGVGASRVRDLFKQAKDNAPCIVFLDEIDAVGRRRGGGYSTGGHDEREQTLNAILVEMDGFTASDGVIVIAATNRSDVLDPALVRPGRFDRQIAVSLPDLKGRLEILSVHAKKVKLGPDVDLEKVARGTPMFSGADLAAIVNEAAIMATMQDKEFIEHEDLEEARDKVKFGRARKSRVREKDENRLVAYHEAGHAVLQALLPDGDPLHKVTIIPRGSAGGATFSLPEKDRMGYGLKWLGATLRVLCGGRIAEARAMGDMSSGAAQDIAQATELARTMVTEWGMSDKLGFMRYAGVDAREAYVPDKDYSDQTAELIDTEVRRIIDEAYADANGMLDENWRKVETVAEALLKHETLTAEEVHLLISGGSLRKPTVSDLLLADPTPSRPPAPAVDEDDGPELAGGATPSPA is encoded by the coding sequence ATGAGCCAGAAGGAAGAGCCGGAGAACAACGGCGGCCCCAAGCGGGCGGGCCCGCAGCAGGGCATGGCCCCGCCGGGTCGCTACTTGGTGTTCTTCGTCGCGGTGGGCCTGCTCGTGGTGCTGCTAGCGGTGCTGTTCAACAGCGGCCGCGGCACACCGATCACCCTCGGCCAGTTCCAGGCGCTCTACGAAGACGGCAAGATCGACCAGAACTCGGTGATGATCCGCGACAACGCTGTGACGGCCGTCCGCTTGCCCGGGCCCGACAGCCAGTCCCGGACCACGGTGCGGATCGACCTGAACGCCGCCACCCGCGAGACCGTGGGCCGCGAGGTGATGGTCATCACCGACGGCAACGCGCGGATGCAGCAGAGCAGCAACTGGCAGCTCTACGTCGTGCTGCTGCTGCCCGTGGTCATCCTGACGATCCTGCTCATCCTGTTCGTCCGCGGCCTGCGGGGCGCGGCGGGCGGCGCGGGCATGCTGGGCAGCTTCGGCAAGAGCCGCCACCGCGTCTTCAACAAGGAGATGACCGGCGTCAACTTCAAGGACGTCGCCGGCATCGACGAGGCCAAGGACGAGGTCTCCGAGATCATCGAGTTCCTCAAGAATCCCAAGCGGTTCACCAAGCTCGGCGGCCGCATCCCCCGTGGCGTGCTGCTCAACGGCCCGCCCGGCTGCGGCAAGACGCTGCTGGCCAAGGCCATCGCCGGCGAGGCCGACGTGCCCTTCTTCTCGATCTCCGGCTCAGACTTCGTGGAGATGTTCGTCGGCGTCGGCGCCAGCCGCGTGCGGGACCTCTTCAAGCAGGCCAAGGACAACGCACCCTGCATCGTCTTCCTCGACGAGATCGACGCCGTCGGCCGCCGCCGCGGCGGGGGCTACAGCACCGGCGGGCACGACGAGCGGGAGCAGACGCTCAACGCCATCCTGGTCGAGATGGACGGCTTCACCGCCAGCGACGGCGTCATCGTCATCGCCGCGACCAACCGCTCGGACGTGCTGGACCCTGCGCTCGTGCGGCCGGGCCGCTTCGACCGCCAGATCGCCGTCAGCCTGCCCGACCTCAAGGGCCGCCTCGAGATCCTCTCGGTGCATGCCAAGAAGGTGAAGCTGGGCCCCGACGTCGACCTCGAGAAGGTCGCGCGGGGCACGCCGATGTTCAGCGGCGCCGACCTCGCGGCGATCGTCAACGAGGCCGCCATCATGGCGACCATGCAGGACAAGGAGTTCATCGAGCACGAGGACCTCGAGGAAGCCCGCGACAAGGTCAAGTTCGGCCGCGCCCGCAAGAGCCGCGTCCGCGAGAAGGACGAGAACAGGCTGGTCGCCTACCACGAGGCCGGCCACGCCGTGCTCCAGGCGCTGCTGCCCGATGGCGATCCGCTGCACAAGGTGACCATCATCCCGCGAGGGAGCGCGGGCGGCGCAACCTTCAGCCTGCCCGAGAAGGACCGCATGGGCTACGGGCTCAAGTGGCTTGGCGCCACCCTCCGCGTGCTGTGCGGCGGGCGCATCGCCGAGGCCCGCGCCATGGGCGACATGTCCAGCGGCGCCGCCCAGGACATCGCCCAGGCCACCGAGCTGGCCCGCACCATGGTCACCGAGTGGGGCATGAGCGACAAGCTGGGCTTCATGCGGTACGCGGGCGTCGACGCACGCGAAGCCTACGTGCCCGACAAGGACTACTCCGACCAGACCGCCGAGCTGATCGACACCGAGGTGCGGCGGATCATCGACGAGGCCTACGCCGACGCGAATGGCATGCTCGACGAAAACTGGCGGAAGGTAGAGACCGTCGCCGAGGCGCTGCTCAAGCACGAGACGCTGACGGCCGAGGAGGTCCACCTGCTCATCAGCGGCGGCTCGCTCCGCAAGCCCACGGTCTCGGATCTGCTGCTGGCCGACCCCACGCCCAGCCGGCCGCCCGCCCCCGCGGTGGACGAGGACGACGGACCCGAACTCGCCGGCGGCGCCACGCCCAGCCCGGCGTAG
- a CDS encoding prenyltransferase/squalene oxidase repeat-containing protein, which yields MKAASHVLARAIGALLALAAATPAQDAGGAQDAPAAGEPAAEITPELDIAIDRGLRFLAEQQNEDGSFGDGNWGRGVAVTSLAGLAFMADGHTPGRGRYGEQVRRALEYVLDRSSESGLLADDQAPSPMYGHGFAALFLGEVYGMAGGDPELNERLHEAVVKAVRLIERSQNEEGGWRYNPVPNDADVSVTICQVMALRSARNAGIEVSKDVIDDAVEYVKSCQNADGGFRYQRRPGRSAWPRSAAGVATLFYAGEFADESIDDGTNYLLREALPGRGLRRGYFYYGHYYAVQAMFLAGGDAWRIWWPATRRELIEIQDATGAWPDRSVGTAYGTAMALIVLQMPKRYLPIYQK from the coding sequence ATGAAGGCTGCGTCGCACGTGCTGGCCAGAGCGATCGGGGCGTTGCTCGCACTCGCGGCAGCCACACCCGCGCAGGATGCCGGCGGCGCGCAGGACGCCCCGGCCGCGGGCGAGCCGGCGGCCGAGATCACGCCCGAGTTGGACATCGCCATCGACCGCGGGCTCCGCTTCCTGGCCGAGCAGCAGAACGAGGACGGCTCGTTCGGTGACGGCAACTGGGGGCGGGGCGTCGCCGTGACGTCGCTGGCTGGCCTCGCGTTCATGGCCGACGGCCACACGCCAGGCCGCGGCCGCTATGGCGAGCAGGTGCGGCGCGCACTCGAATACGTGCTCGATCGATCCAGCGAGAGCGGACTGCTCGCCGACGACCAGGCGCCCAGCCCCATGTACGGCCACGGCTTCGCGGCGCTGTTCCTCGGCGAGGTCTACGGCATGGCCGGCGGCGACCCCGAGCTCAACGAGCGGCTGCACGAGGCGGTCGTCAAGGCCGTGCGGCTCATCGAGCGTTCGCAGAACGAGGAGGGCGGCTGGCGGTACAACCCCGTGCCCAACGACGCCGACGTCAGCGTCACCATCTGCCAGGTGATGGCGCTGCGATCGGCCCGCAACGCGGGCATCGAGGTCAGCAAGGACGTGATCGACGACGCCGTTGAGTACGTCAAGAGCTGCCAGAACGCCGACGGCGGCTTCCGCTACCAGCGACGGCCGGGCCGCAGCGCCTGGCCCCGGTCGGCCGCGGGCGTGGCGACGCTCTTCTACGCGGGCGAGTTCGCCGACGAGTCCATCGACGACGGCACGAACTACCTCCTCCGCGAGGCGCTGCCCGGCCGCGGGCTGCGACGGGGCTATTTCTACTACGGGCACTACTACGCGGTGCAGGCGATGTTCCTGGCTGGCGGCGACGCGTGGCGGATCTGGTGGCCCGCCACCCGCCGCGAACTCATCGAGATCCAGGACGCCACGGGCGCGTGGCCCGACCGGAGCGTCGGGACGGCTTATGGGACCGCGATGGCGCTCATCGTGCTGCAGATGCCCAAGCGGTATCTGCCCATCTACCAGAAGTAA
- a CDS encoding co-chaperone GroES codes for MATRTKKKIGIRPLHDKLIVRRDEAETQTAAGIFLPESSSERPKTGIVEAVGDGTLNMETGERVPLTIEVGQRIIFSSYSGTEVKLDGDELLVLSEADVLAIVED; via the coding sequence ATGGCCACCAGGACCAAGAAGAAGATCGGCATCCGCCCGCTGCACGACAAGCTCATCGTCCGCCGCGACGAGGCCGAGACCCAGACCGCCGCGGGCATCTTCCTGCCCGAGAGCAGCAGCGAGCGGCCCAAGACCGGCATCGTCGAGGCCGTTGGTGACGGCACGCTCAACATGGAGACCGGCGAGCGGGTGCCGCTGACCATCGAGGTCGGCCAGCGGATCATCTTCTCGAGCTACAGCGGCACCGAGGTCAAGCTCGACGGCGACGAGCTGCTCGTGCTCAGCGAAGCCGACGTGCTGGCGATCGTCGAGGATTGA
- a CDS encoding LptE family protein: protein MSRADPRTLLAACAILVVCVLPAGCARDPLGGYSFASSFDERIESISVAVFGNETFFPGVESDLTRSLIRTLQRDTPWQVTSTQTAQTRLSGTIRSLDIDRLARDDEAGITQQAAVTITVDFEWIDAATGRTLVQRRGLRVTESFVPDSTEPIDIGLTAAAEEAADAIVAALRSGW from the coding sequence GTGAGTCGCGCCGATCCGCGCACGTTGCTGGCCGCCTGCGCGATCCTCGTGGTGTGCGTGCTTCCCGCGGGATGCGCGCGGGATCCGCTGGGCGGCTACAGCTTCGCGTCCTCCTTCGATGAGCGCATCGAGTCGATCTCGGTGGCCGTCTTCGGCAACGAGACGTTCTTCCCGGGCGTCGAGAGCGATCTGACGCGGTCGCTCATCCGCACGCTGCAGCGCGATACGCCATGGCAAGTCACGTCGACGCAGACGGCGCAGACCCGGCTGTCGGGCACGATCCGGAGCCTCGACATCGATCGCCTGGCCCGGGACGACGAGGCGGGCATCACCCAGCAGGCCGCCGTCACCATCACGGTGGACTTCGAGTGGATCGACGCCGCCACGGGCCGAACTCTGGTGCAGCGGCGGGGCCTGCGGGTCACCGAGTCGTTCGTGCCGGATTCCACCGAACCGATCGATATCGGCCTCACCGCCGCCGCCGAGGAGGCCGCCGACGCGATCGTCGCGGCGCTGCGGAGCGGCTGGTAG
- a CDS encoding ATP-dependent DNA helicase RecQ — protein MPPTPATESAIDAVRRVWGYDALRPLQSAAIEAGVAGRDALVVLPTGGGKSLCYQVPPLVTGRATVVVSPLIALMRDQVRGLELNGYPAAALHSAVDAEDARAIEAKLLHGELDLVLAAPERMVTPGFRALLAQLADRERLGAIAVDEAHCISQWGHDFRPEYRRLAELREIVPGAAMQAFTATATPRVRQDIIEQLGLGRDGEPPEVLVGVFDRPNLTYRVHARQPGQRAVVQAAEAIQRHRSRGECGAIVYCISRKEAEEFAQGLRTGGLDARAYHAGLNPRQRHDVERAFTNEQLDVVCATVAFGMGIDRSNVRLVVHAACPKSLEAYQQETGRAGRDGEPAECLLLYSPGDAARWERLIRRSSDELGGDEKALRAQLTLIREMQRFVAGMACRHKSLSEHFGQDYAPPDGRHNCGACDVCLGETEADEDGTRTAQILMSAVARLDQRWGAAHVADVVRGASTEKIRGNGHDALSVHGLLKERTKAEVMMYLDQLVAYGALDRHLSESPGGMGFETLRFGERGNAVMKAEEAVTLARPMGAGSVRSERGRKTGAAVDASPLTYEQKAVFDRLRALRRSIASEQAIPPYMVFGDATLRDMARRMPRSPSELLAVKGVGEAKLEAFGEAFLEALTSTEAD, from the coding sequence ATGCCCCCGACGCCCGCCACGGAATCCGCGATCGACGCCGTCCGCCGCGTGTGGGGCTACGACGCGCTGCGGCCGCTGCAGTCGGCGGCGATCGAGGCGGGCGTGGCAGGCCGCGACGCCCTCGTGGTCCTGCCGACGGGCGGCGGCAAGAGCCTGTGCTACCAGGTGCCCCCGCTGGTGACGGGCCGGGCGACCGTCGTCGTCAGCCCGCTGATCGCCCTGATGCGCGACCAGGTGCGGGGGCTGGAGCTCAACGGCTACCCCGCTGCGGCGCTGCACTCGGCCGTCGACGCCGAGGATGCGCGGGCGATCGAGGCCAAGCTGCTCCACGGGGAACTCGACCTGGTGCTGGCCGCCCCCGAGCGGATGGTGACGCCGGGCTTCCGCGCCCTGCTGGCGCAGCTGGCCGATCGCGAGCGGCTCGGGGCGATCGCCGTCGACGAGGCGCACTGCATCAGCCAGTGGGGGCACGACTTCCGCCCCGAGTACCGCCGGCTCGCGGAGCTGCGGGAGATCGTGCCCGGCGCGGCGATGCAGGCCTTCACCGCGACCGCGACGCCCCGCGTGCGGCAGGACATCATCGAGCAGCTGGGGTTGGGCCGGGATGGTGAGCCGCCCGAAGTGCTCGTCGGCGTGTTCGACCGGCCCAATCTGACCTATCGCGTGCACGCGCGGCAGCCCGGGCAGCGGGCGGTGGTCCAGGCGGCCGAGGCGATCCAGCGGCATCGGTCCCGGGGCGAGTGCGGCGCGATCGTCTACTGCATCAGCCGCAAGGAGGCCGAGGAGTTCGCCCAGGGCCTCCGCACCGGCGGGCTGGATGCGCGGGCCTACCACGCCGGGCTGAACCCCAGGCAGCGGCACGACGTGGAGCGAGCGTTCACCAACGAGCAGCTCGACGTCGTGTGCGCCACGGTGGCCTTCGGCATGGGCATCGACCGCAGCAACGTGCGCCTGGTCGTGCACGCGGCGTGCCCCAAGAGCCTCGAGGCCTACCAGCAGGAGACCGGCCGCGCGGGCCGCGACGGCGAGCCCGCCGAGTGCCTGCTGCTGTACAGCCCGGGCGACGCCGCCCGCTGGGAGCGGCTCATCCGTCGGAGCTCGGACGAACTCGGCGGCGACGAGAAGGCCCTGCGCGCCCAGCTCACGCTCATCCGCGAGATGCAGCGCTTCGTGGCCGGGATGGCCTGCCGGCATAAGTCGCTCAGCGAGCACTTCGGCCAGGACTACGCGCCGCCGGACGGACGGCACAACTGCGGCGCCTGCGACGTGTGCCTGGGCGAGACCGAAGCCGACGAGGACGGCACGCGGACGGCCCAGATCCTGATGAGCGCCGTGGCGCGGCTCGACCAGCGCTGGGGCGCGGCCCACGTGGCCGACGTCGTCCGCGGCGCGAGCACCGAGAAGATCCGCGGCAATGGGCACGATGCGCTCAGCGTGCACGGCCTGCTCAAGGAGCGGACCAAGGCCGAGGTGATGATGTACCTCGACCAGCTCGTGGCGTACGGCGCCCTGGATCGACACCTGAGCGAGTCGCCCGGCGGGATGGGCTTCGAGACGCTCCGCTTCGGCGAGCGGGGCAACGCGGTGATGAAGGCCGAGGAGGCCGTCACGCTCGCGAGGCCCATGGGCGCGGGCAGCGTCCGCAGCGAGCGGGGCCGCAAGACCGGGGCCGCCGTGGACGCCTCGCCGCTGACCTACGAGCAGAAGGCCGTCTTCGATCGGCTGCGGGCGCTGCGGAGGTCGATCGCCAGCGAGCAAGCCATCCCGCCCTACATGGTCTTCGGCGACGCCACGCTTCGGGACATGGCACGGCGGATGCCCAGATCCCCGAGCGAGCTCCTCGCGGTCAAGGGCGTAGGCGAGGCGAAGCTGGAGGCGTTCGGGGAGGCGTTCCTCGAGGCGTTGACGAGCACCGAGGCCGACTAG
- a CDS encoding CoA transferase subunit A: MDRGILYDGCTIHVGGFGLCGIPEQLIIALRDTGVKDITCVSNNAGVDDWGLGLLLQTRQIKKMVSSYVGENDTFAKQFLSGELEVEFNPQGTLAERIRAGGAGIPAFFTATGAGTQIAEGKETRALLPTPAQARINRDDFREREFVMETGIYADLALVKADTADPFGNLIYRKTARNFNPMMATAAAFVVAEVDQMVALGELDADEIHTPGSFVDRVVHTTSEKRIEQRTTR, from the coding sequence ATGGACCGCGGCATCCTGTACGATGGGTGCACCATCCACGTGGGCGGGTTCGGGCTCTGCGGCATCCCCGAGCAGCTCATCATCGCGCTGCGGGATACCGGCGTGAAGGACATCACCTGCGTCAGCAACAACGCTGGCGTGGACGACTGGGGCCTGGGGCTGCTGCTGCAGACCCGCCAGATCAAGAAGATGGTGTCGAGCTACGTGGGCGAGAACGACACGTTCGCGAAGCAGTTCCTCAGCGGCGAGCTGGAGGTCGAGTTCAACCCGCAGGGGACGCTGGCCGAGCGGATCCGCGCGGGGGGGGCTGGCATCCCCGCCTTCTTCACGGCGACCGGTGCGGGCACGCAGATCGCCGAGGGCAAGGAGACGCGTGCGCTGCTGCCGACCCCCGCGCAGGCCCGCATCAACCGCGACGACTTCCGCGAGCGCGAGTTCGTGATGGAGACGGGCATCTACGCCGACCTCGCGCTGGTCAAGGCCGATACCGCCGACCCCTTCGGCAACCTGATCTATCGCAAGACGGCCCGCAACTTCAACCCGATGATGGCGACGGCGGCGGCCTTCGTCGTCGCCGAGGTGGACCAGATGGTCGCCCTGGGCGAGCTGGACGCCGACGAGATCCACACGCCGGGCAGCTTCGTGGATCGGGTGGTGCACACGACTAGCGAGAAGCGCATCGAGCAGCGGACGACGCGGTAG
- a CDS encoding GC-type dockerin domain-anchored protein translates to MKTETLAMAAAVLAAAGLAHGQTEWTRFTFGGVGDIFEVQVDVTDEFPHLQVTDAFLSGDRFRVEILDRRVFIEEFDCSEPTTVGDEILDDYDAALADDRWSSGERTLGVRGSFVQIRIHVTASPFGGGGAAYRFTEAPCRADIDGDGELTLFDFLGFQNFFDAGDLRADFDGDGDLTLFDFLAFQNAFDLGCE, encoded by the coding sequence ATGAAGACCGAGACTCTGGCGATGGCGGCGGCGGTGCTGGCGGCGGCCGGCCTGGCGCACGGGCAGACCGAGTGGACGCGGTTCACCTTCGGCGGCGTGGGCGACATCTTCGAGGTGCAGGTGGACGTGACCGACGAGTTCCCCCACCTCCAGGTGACCGACGCCTTCCTGTCGGGCGATCGCTTCCGCGTCGAGATCCTGGACCGCCGGGTGTTCATCGAGGAGTTCGACTGCAGCGAGCCGACGACCGTCGGCGACGAGATCCTCGACGACTACGACGCGGCCCTCGCCGACGACCGCTGGAGCAGCGGCGAGCGGACGCTGGGCGTCCGGGGCTCGTTCGTGCAGATCCGCATCCACGTGACGGCCTCCCCCTTCGGCGGGGGCGGCGCGGCGTACCGCTTCACCGAGGCGCCCTGCCGCGCCGACATCGACGGCGACGGCGAACTGACGCTGTTCGACTTCCTGGGGTTCCAGAACTTCTTCGACGCGGGCGACCTGCGGGCGGACTTCGACGGCGACGGCGACCTCACGCTGTTCGACTTCCTGGCCTTCCAGAACGCCTTCGACCTGGGATGCGAGTAG